Proteins encoded together in one Dermacentor variabilis isolate Ectoservices chromosome 2, ASM5094787v1, whole genome shotgun sequence window:
- the LOC142571633 gene encoding lachesin-like isoform X3 — MFVEKFTLLTLAKHVITHNSRFKVTHNDHRTWHLHIHDVQERDRGAYMCQINTSPMKSQVGYLNVVVPPKIDNNLTSDSTEVTEGGDVALRCIANGTPEPDITWRREDAQHIALDASRKVLYVKDTWLNITKVSRRHMSAYLCIASNGVVPSVSKRIILEVSFAPLIWTPNRLVGASIDSDVTLDCNLESHPRLVTYWTRGADRMIHQNVKYSVVTMQHAMYKVRMQLVVHRLKPDDYGEYRCVAKNKLGETTGTVNLYEIPASSAPTSHSKLVPKRVGGNLLDEEGRNSPHSRSSGSSHDWWQNLYSNQTDPWSPLSPAVVNLKATANCGACPSITSSTLPARLLVSALSLLATAVS; from the exons ATGTTCGTGGAGAAGTTCACGCTGCTGACACTCGCCAAGCACGTGATCACGCACAACTCCCGCTTCAAGGTGACGCACAACGACCACCGCACCTGGCACCTGCACATCCACGACGTGCAAGAGCGCGACCGGGGCGCCTACATGTGCCAGATCAACACGTCGCCCATGAAGTCCCAGGTCGGATACCTCAACGTAGTGG TGCCGCCCAAAATCGACAACAACCTGACGAGCGACAGCACGGAAGTGACTGAAGGCGGCGACGTGGCGCTGCGCTGCATCGCGAACGGGACACCGGAACCGGATATCACGTGGCGCAGAGAGGACGCCCAGCACATCGCGCTCGATGCATCTAGGAAAG TATTGTATGTGAAAGACACTTGGCTGAACATCACGAAGGTATCCCGCCGGCACATGAGCGCCTACCTGTGCATCGCCTCCAACGGTGTGGTGCCTTCGGTCAGCAAGCGGATCATCCTCGAAGTCAGCT TCGCGCCCTTGATCTGGACCCCGAATCGGCTCGTCGGCGCGAGCATCGACTCGGACGTGACCCTGGACTGCAACCTGGAGTCGCACCCAAGATTGGTCACCTACTGGACCCGTGGCGCGGACCGCATGATACACCAGAACGTCAAGTACTCTGTGGTCACCATGCAGCACGCCATGTACAAGGTTCGCATGCAACTCGTCGTACACCGGCTCAAGCCAGACGACTACGGGGAGTACCGCTGCGTCGCCAAGAACAAGCTTGGAGAGACCACAGGCACGGTCAATCTCTACG AGATTCCTGCAAGCTCCGCACCTACATCCCACTCGAAGCTAGTCCCTAAACGTGTCGGCGGAAATTTGCTTGACGAAGAGGGGAGGAACTCGCCGCATTCGCGTAGCTCTG gctCCTCACACGACTGGTGGCAGAACTTGTACAGCAACCAGACCGATCCCTGGTCTCCGCTTTCGCCTGCCGTAGTGAACCTTAAAG CCACTGCAAACTGCGGTGCATGTCCCAGCATTACAAGTTCGACGCTTCCCGCCAGGCTGCTCGTGAGTGCCTTATCACTACTGGCAACCGCAGTTTCGTGA
- the LOC142571633 gene encoding lachesin-like isoform X1, with product MATRRIRFSSVQWGEPRAPILPLLVFCISGAAEMVTRAEIGATPHAEPLFAEPIQNITVPVGRKVTLSCVVDNLNNYRVAWMFVEKFTLLTLAKHVITHNSRFKVTHNDHRTWHLHIHDVQERDRGAYMCQINTSPMKSQVGYLNVVVPPKIDNNLTSDSTEVTEGGDVALRCIANGTPEPDITWRREDAQHIALDASRKVLYVKDTWLNITKVSRRHMSAYLCIASNGVVPSVSKRIILEVSFAPLIWTPNRLVGASIDSDVTLDCNLESHPRLVTYWTRGADRMIHQNVKYSVVTMQHAMYKVRMQLVVHRLKPDDYGEYRCVAKNKLGETTGTVNLYEIPASSAPTSHSKLVPKRVGGNLLDEEGRNSPHSRSSGSSHDWWQNLYSNQTDPWSPLSPAVVNLKATANCGACPSITSSTLPARLLVSALSLLATAVS from the exons GTGCTGCCGAGATGGTGACCCGAGCAGAAATTGGCGCAACGCCCCACGCCGAGCCGCTATTCGCAGAGCCCATACAGAACATAACGGTGCCTGTTGGACGAAAGGTGACCTTGTCTTGCGTCGTCGACAACCTCAACAACTACAGG GTGGCCTGGATGTTCGTGGAGAAGTTCACGCTGCTGACACTCGCCAAGCACGTGATCACGCACAACTCCCGCTTCAAGGTGACGCACAACGACCACCGCACCTGGCACCTGCACATCCACGACGTGCAAGAGCGCGACCGGGGCGCCTACATGTGCCAGATCAACACGTCGCCCATGAAGTCCCAGGTCGGATACCTCAACGTAGTGG TGCCGCCCAAAATCGACAACAACCTGACGAGCGACAGCACGGAAGTGACTGAAGGCGGCGACGTGGCGCTGCGCTGCATCGCGAACGGGACACCGGAACCGGATATCACGTGGCGCAGAGAGGACGCCCAGCACATCGCGCTCGATGCATCTAGGAAAG TATTGTATGTGAAAGACACTTGGCTGAACATCACGAAGGTATCCCGCCGGCACATGAGCGCCTACCTGTGCATCGCCTCCAACGGTGTGGTGCCTTCGGTCAGCAAGCGGATCATCCTCGAAGTCAGCT TCGCGCCCTTGATCTGGACCCCGAATCGGCTCGTCGGCGCGAGCATCGACTCGGACGTGACCCTGGACTGCAACCTGGAGTCGCACCCAAGATTGGTCACCTACTGGACCCGTGGCGCGGACCGCATGATACACCAGAACGTCAAGTACTCTGTGGTCACCATGCAGCACGCCATGTACAAGGTTCGCATGCAACTCGTCGTACACCGGCTCAAGCCAGACGACTACGGGGAGTACCGCTGCGTCGCCAAGAACAAGCTTGGAGAGACCACAGGCACGGTCAATCTCTACG AGATTCCTGCAAGCTCCGCACCTACATCCCACTCGAAGCTAGTCCCTAAACGTGTCGGCGGAAATTTGCTTGACGAAGAGGGGAGGAACTCGCCGCATTCGCGTAGCTCTG gctCCTCACACGACTGGTGGCAGAACTTGTACAGCAACCAGACCGATCCCTGGTCTCCGCTTTCGCCTGCCGTAGTGAACCTTAAAG CCACTGCAAACTGCGGTGCATGTCCCAGCATTACAAGTTCGACGCTTCCCGCCAGGCTGCTCGTGAGTGCCTTATCACTACTGGCAACCGCAGTTTCGTGA
- the LOC142571633 gene encoding lachesin-like isoform X2 has product MVTRAEIGATPHAEPLFAEPIQNITVPVGRKVTLSCVVDNLNNYRVAWMFVEKFTLLTLAKHVITHNSRFKVTHNDHRTWHLHIHDVQERDRGAYMCQINTSPMKSQVGYLNVVVPPKIDNNLTSDSTEVTEGGDVALRCIANGTPEPDITWRREDAQHIALDASRKVLYVKDTWLNITKVSRRHMSAYLCIASNGVVPSVSKRIILEVSFAPLIWTPNRLVGASIDSDVTLDCNLESHPRLVTYWTRGADRMIHQNVKYSVVTMQHAMYKVRMQLVVHRLKPDDYGEYRCVAKNKLGETTGTVNLYEIPASSAPTSHSKLVPKRVGGNLLDEEGRNSPHSRSSGSSHDWWQNLYSNQTDPWSPLSPAVVNLKATANCGACPSITSSTLPARLLVSALSLLATAVS; this is encoded by the exons ATGGTGACCCGAGCAGAAATTGGCGCAACGCCCCACGCCGAGCCGCTATTCGCAGAGCCCATACAGAACATAACGGTGCCTGTTGGACGAAAGGTGACCTTGTCTTGCGTCGTCGACAACCTCAACAACTACAGG GTGGCCTGGATGTTCGTGGAGAAGTTCACGCTGCTGACACTCGCCAAGCACGTGATCACGCACAACTCCCGCTTCAAGGTGACGCACAACGACCACCGCACCTGGCACCTGCACATCCACGACGTGCAAGAGCGCGACCGGGGCGCCTACATGTGCCAGATCAACACGTCGCCCATGAAGTCCCAGGTCGGATACCTCAACGTAGTGG TGCCGCCCAAAATCGACAACAACCTGACGAGCGACAGCACGGAAGTGACTGAAGGCGGCGACGTGGCGCTGCGCTGCATCGCGAACGGGACACCGGAACCGGATATCACGTGGCGCAGAGAGGACGCCCAGCACATCGCGCTCGATGCATCTAGGAAAG TATTGTATGTGAAAGACACTTGGCTGAACATCACGAAGGTATCCCGCCGGCACATGAGCGCCTACCTGTGCATCGCCTCCAACGGTGTGGTGCCTTCGGTCAGCAAGCGGATCATCCTCGAAGTCAGCT TCGCGCCCTTGATCTGGACCCCGAATCGGCTCGTCGGCGCGAGCATCGACTCGGACGTGACCCTGGACTGCAACCTGGAGTCGCACCCAAGATTGGTCACCTACTGGACCCGTGGCGCGGACCGCATGATACACCAGAACGTCAAGTACTCTGTGGTCACCATGCAGCACGCCATGTACAAGGTTCGCATGCAACTCGTCGTACACCGGCTCAAGCCAGACGACTACGGGGAGTACCGCTGCGTCGCCAAGAACAAGCTTGGAGAGACCACAGGCACGGTCAATCTCTACG AGATTCCTGCAAGCTCCGCACCTACATCCCACTCGAAGCTAGTCCCTAAACGTGTCGGCGGAAATTTGCTTGACGAAGAGGGGAGGAACTCGCCGCATTCGCGTAGCTCTG gctCCTCACACGACTGGTGGCAGAACTTGTACAGCAACCAGACCGATCCCTGGTCTCCGCTTTCGCCTGCCGTAGTGAACCTTAAAG CCACTGCAAACTGCGGTGCATGTCCCAGCATTACAAGTTCGACGCTTCCCGCCAGGCTGCTCGTGAGTGCCTTATCACTACTGGCAACCGCAGTTTCGTGA